The following coding sequences lie in one Puccinia triticina chromosome 4A, complete sequence genomic window:
- a CDS encoding beta-tubulin, producing the protein MREIVHLQTGQCGNQIGAKFWEVVSDEHGIATDGQYKGTTDLQLERISVYYNEVATNKYVPRAVLIDLEPGTMDSVRSGAFGSLFRPDNFVFGQSGAGNNWAKGHYTEGAELVDSVLDVVRKEAEGCDCLQGFQITHSLGGGTGAGMGTLLISKIREEFPDRMMATFSVVPSPKVSDTVVEPYNATLSVHQLVENSDETFCIDNEALYDICFRTLKLATPTYGDLNHLVSIVMSGITTCLRFPGQLNSDLRKLAVNMVPFPRLHFFMVGFAPLTARGSQQYRAITVPELTSQMFDAKNMMAASDPRHGRYLTVAAYFRGKVSMKEVEENMLSVQSKNSNYFVEWIPNNVQTAHCDIAPRAHKMSVTFIGNSTAIQDLFKRVADQFTAMFRRKAFLHWYTGEGMDEMEFTEAESNMQDLVAEYQHDSDVSESLE; encoded by the exons ATGAGAGAAATCGT TCACCTCCAAACCGGTCAG TGCGGAAACCAAATCG GTGCCAAATTCTGGGAGGTGGTCTCCGACGAACACGGTATCGCTACTGATGGGCA ATACAAGGGTACCACCGATCTCCAGCTCGAGAGGATCAGCGTCTATTAC AATGAAGTCGCTACTAACAAATACGTGCCCCGAGCGGTACTGATAGATTTGGAGCCCGGAACCATGGACTCGGTCCGATCTGGCGCGTTTGGCTCCCTGTTCCGCCCCGACAACTTTGTGTTTGGACAGTCCGGTGCCGGTAACAACTGGGCCAAGGGACATTACACTGAGGGTGCCGAATTAGTTGACTCGGTCCTAGACGTCGTCCGCAAGGAAGCCGAGGGATGCGACTGCCTCCAAGGTTTTCAGATCACCCACTCCCTTGGTGGTGGAACCGGTGCTGGAATGGGAACCTTGCTGATCTCCAAAATCCGAGAAGAATTCCCCGACCGTATGATGGCCACCTTCTCCGTCGTCCCCTCGCCCAAGGTCTCTGATACCGTCGTTGAGCCCTACAACGCGACCTTGTCGGTCCACCAACTGGTCGAAAACTCTGACGAGACCTTTTGTATCGACAACGAGGCCCTCTACGACATCTGTTTCCGCACCCTGAAGTTGGCCACACCCACCTACGGTGACCTCAACCACTTGGTCTCGATCGTCATGAGTGGTATCACCACCTGTCTCCGATTCCCCGGTCAGCTGAACTCCGACTTGCGTAAACTGGCCGTCAACATGGTCCCCTTCCCCCGATTGCATTTCTTCATGGTCGGATTTGCTCCACTTACCGCCCGTGGGAGCCAGCAGTACCGTGCGATCACCGTGCCTGAGTTGACCTCGCAAATGTTCGATGCCAAGAACATGATGGCTGCCTCAGACCCGAGACACGGCCGATACTTGACCGTCGCCGCCTACTTCCGTGGTAAGGTTTCGATGAAAGAAGTCGAAGAAAACATGTTGTCAGTCCAAAGCAAGAACTCGAACTACTTTGTTGAGTGGA TTCCAAACAACGTCCAAACCGCTCATTGTGACATCGCACCTCGTGCACACAAGATGTCTGTGACATTTATCGGTAACTCGACTGCCATCCAAGATTTGTTCAAGCGGGTGGCCGATCAATTCACGGCCATGTTCAGACGTAAAGCTTTCCTGCATTGGTACACTGGAGAAGG AATGGACGAGATGGAATTCACGGAAGCAGAATCCAACATGCAGGATCTGGTTGCTGAGTACCAGCA TGATTCTGATGTGTCGGAATCGCTTGAATAG